From the Burkholderia glumae LMG 2196 = ATCC 33617 genome, one window contains:
- a CDS encoding YeaH/YhbH family protein, with protein MLHQIIDRRLAGKNKSIANRERFLRRVKNYIRRAVSDAVRDRSIKDIQSTQSITIPRKDIAEPTFRHASGGRREHVHPGNSDYIRGDKIPRPPGGSGGGGSQASNEGEGQDDFVFELSREEFMQYFFDDLELPRLVQTHLLAVPSWKNVRAGWAAEGTPNNIDVVRSLRSALGRRIALGSPLVAELRGLEARLEALQDDPGDHRVEIAELEAQIHHLKGRIWRIPFIDPFDLRYVNRVKQPQPSSQAVMFCLMDVSGSMDEQRKDLAKRFFILLYLFLKRNYERIEVVFIRHHTRAEEVDEDTFFHSTESGGTVVSSALELMRKVMNERYSPTEWNIYGAQASDGDNWTDDSPKCRKILQEDILTKTRYFAYIQVAPEEQNLWLEYAQLALSQPHMAMKKAESAADIYPVFRELFEKHVET; from the coding sequence GTGCTTCATCAAATCATCGACCGCAGGCTGGCCGGCAAGAACAAGAGCATTGCAAACCGCGAGCGCTTTCTGCGTCGCGTCAAGAACTACATTCGCCGGGCGGTGTCCGATGCCGTCCGCGACCGTAGCATCAAGGACATCCAAAGCACCCAGAGCATCACCATTCCACGCAAGGACATCGCGGAGCCCACGTTCCGCCATGCCTCCGGCGGGCGGCGCGAGCACGTGCATCCCGGCAATTCCGACTACATTCGCGGCGACAAGATCCCGCGCCCGCCGGGCGGCTCCGGCGGGGGCGGCAGCCAGGCCAGCAACGAGGGCGAGGGGCAGGACGACTTCGTGTTCGAGCTGAGCCGCGAGGAATTCATGCAGTATTTCTTCGACGACCTGGAACTGCCGCGGCTCGTGCAGACGCATCTGCTGGCGGTGCCGAGCTGGAAGAACGTGCGCGCGGGCTGGGCGGCGGAAGGCACGCCGAACAACATCGACGTGGTGCGCTCGCTGCGCAGCGCGCTGGGCCGGCGCATCGCGCTCGGCTCGCCGCTCGTGGCCGAGCTGCGCGGGCTGGAGGCACGGCTCGAGGCGCTGCAAGACGACCCCGGCGACCACCGCGTCGAGATCGCCGAGCTCGAGGCGCAGATCCATCACCTGAAAGGGCGCATCTGGCGGATTCCGTTCATCGATCCGTTCGACCTGCGCTACGTGAACCGCGTGAAGCAGCCGCAACCGTCGAGCCAGGCCGTGATGTTCTGCCTGATGGACGTGTCGGGCTCGATGGACGAGCAGCGCAAGGATCTCGCCAAGCGTTTCTTCATCCTGCTCTACCTGTTCCTGAAGCGAAACTACGAGCGCATCGAGGTGGTGTTCATCCGCCATCACACGCGCGCCGAGGAAGTCGACGAGGACACCTTCTTCCATTCCACCGAGAGCGGCGGCACGGTCGTGTCGAGCGCGCTCGAACTGATGCGCAAGGTGATGAACGAGCGCTACTCGCCGACCGAATGGAACATCTACGGCGCGCAGGCCTCGGACGGCGACAACTGGACCGACGACTCGCCGAAGTGCCGCAAGATCCTGCAGGAGGACATCCTCACCAAGACGCGTTACTTCGCCTATATCCAGGTGGCGCCGGAAGAGCAGAATCTGTGGCTCGAATACGCGCAGCTCGCGCTGTCGCAGCCGCACATGGCGATGAAGAAGGCCGAGTCGGCCGCGGACATCTACCCGGTGTTCCGCGAGCTGTTCGAAAAACACGTGGAAACCTGA
- a CDS encoding cobyrinate a,c-diamide synthase, with protein sequence MPACPALLIGASGSGQGKTSVTAGLARLHRRLGRRVRVFKTGPDFLDPMILARASGAEVESLDLGMVGEAGCRALLAHAAAEADLILIEGVMGLYDGTPSSADLACRFGVPVAAVMSATSMAQTFAALAFGLARFRPEVRFHGVLANRVGSARHATLLRAALPDDIRWLGHLPTDAGIALPERHLGLHQAGDIADLDTRLERAADALAATALAELPPVVGFAPPEPAPPLPRWLDGLRVAVAHDAAFAFIYPANLALLAALGARVTRFSPLADEPLPDCDALYLPGGYPELHAARLAGNARSAAGIAAHVAAGRRVLAECGGLLYLCETLTDANGTTTPMLGLLPGAATMQRRFTALGMQRLDTPHGPLNGHTFHYSKLEMPLAPAAVATRPDDGAPGEAVYRHGPIVASYLHGYWPSNPRGLASLMLGEWPAASPRR encoded by the coding sequence ATGCCAGCCTGTCCCGCGCTGCTGATCGGCGCGAGCGGGTCCGGCCAGGGCAAGACCTCCGTGACCGCCGGGCTCGCGCGGCTGCACCGGCGGCTCGGCCGGCGCGTGCGCGTGTTCAAGACCGGCCCGGACTTCCTCGACCCGATGATCCTCGCGCGCGCGAGCGGCGCCGAGGTCGAGTCGCTCGATCTCGGCATGGTCGGCGAGGCCGGCTGCCGCGCGCTGCTCGCGCACGCGGCGGCCGAAGCCGACCTGATCCTGATCGAGGGCGTGATGGGGCTCTACGACGGCACGCCGAGCAGCGCCGACCTGGCCTGCCGGTTCGGCGTGCCGGTGGCCGCGGTGATGTCGGCGACCTCGATGGCGCAGACCTTCGCCGCGCTCGCCTTCGGGCTCGCGCGGTTTCGCCCCGAGGTGAGGTTTCACGGAGTGCTCGCCAACCGGGTCGGCTCGGCGCGCCATGCCACGCTGCTGCGGGCCGCGCTGCCCGACGACATCCGCTGGCTCGGTCATCTGCCGACCGATGCCGGCATCGCGCTGCCCGAGCGACACCTCGGGCTGCACCAGGCCGGCGACATCGCCGATCTCGACACGCGGCTGGAGCGCGCGGCCGACGCGCTCGCGGCCACCGCCCTCGCCGAGCTGCCGCCGGTGGTCGGCTTCGCGCCGCCCGAGCCGGCGCCGCCGCTGCCGCGCTGGCTCGACGGCCTGCGCGTGGCGGTGGCGCATGACGCCGCGTTCGCGTTCATCTATCCGGCCAACCTCGCGCTGCTGGCAGCGCTCGGCGCGCGCGTGACGCGCTTCTCGCCGCTCGCCGACGAGCCGCTGCCCGACTGCGACGCGCTCTATCTGCCGGGCGGCTATCCCGAACTGCATGCGGCACGCCTGGCCGGCAACGCCCGCAGCGCGGCCGGCATCGCCGCGCACGTGGCGGCCGGCCGGCGCGTGCTGGCCGAATGCGGCGGGCTGCTCTACCTGTGCGAGACGCTGACCGACGCCAACGGCACGACCACGCCGATGCTCGGGCTGCTGCCGGGCGCCGCCACCATGCAGCGGCGCTTCACGGCGCTCGGCATGCAACGGCTCGACACGCCGCACGGGCCGCTCAACGGCCATACCTTCCATTATTCGAAGCTGGAGATGCCGCTCGCGCCGGCCGCGGTGGCCACGCGCCCCGACGACGGCGCGCCCGGCGAGGCGGTTTACCGGCACGGGCCGATCGTGGCCAGCTACCTGCATGGGTACTGGCCGTCGAACCCGCGCGGCCTTGCGAGCCTCATGCTCGGCGAATGGCCCGCGGCCTCGCCGCGTCGCTGA
- a CDS encoding cobalamin biosynthesis protein: MPDAADATASRAAPWRVAVGIGCRAGRSAEAIEAAIEAALARHPGLGREAVALVATLDAKAAEPGLVACCARHGWPLVAITREAIAALAGRRAAGGDMGRAADQRAPVSAVQARFGIDGVCEPCARAAAPNGTLLVTKTVVDGVTAAIAGPL, encoded by the coding sequence GTGCCCGATGCCGCCGATGCCACGGCCTCGCGCGCCGCGCCATGGCGCGTCGCGGTCGGCATCGGCTGCCGCGCCGGCCGCTCGGCCGAGGCGATCGAGGCCGCCATCGAGGCCGCGCTGGCACGCCACCCGGGCCTCGGGCGCGAGGCCGTCGCGCTCGTCGCGACGCTCGACGCGAAGGCGGCCGAGCCCGGCCTCGTCGCCTGCTGCGCGCGCCATGGCTGGCCGCTCGTGGCGATCACGCGCGAGGCGATCGCGGCGCTGGCAGGCAGGCGCGCGGCGGGCGGCGACATGGGCCGCGCAGCGGACCAGCGGGCGCCCGTTTCGGCGGTGCAGGCGCGCTTCGGCATCGACGGCGTCTGCGAGCCCTGCGCGCGCGCGGCCGCGCCCAACGGCACGCTGCTGGTGACGAAGACGGTCGTCGACGGCGTGACCGCCGCGATCGCCGGACCGCTCTGA
- a CDS encoding M23 family metallopeptidase, translating to MYSPLIPRIDLPVRAGGRHARRPAPHPLARLVPATGVIGALAALAALALTAAPPAASTPATPTLSGAAKTPLRVFAATPFPSAQRFVTEQLEAELGPYEAALGRLATRPLVRPFPRPGLLGDASDLFSLAAPPPHADAPLQAGGVRAGTIERSFADTLQRLDVPPEVRIQLGDLVATHTHPHAAAQPGDRYRLAYAITPDGPRLTALDLRSAGRHFGALWFRPPGATHGAFYRYDGTPLEAAALIMPVAATRISSPFGERLHPISHLRLMHTGTDFAAPRGTRVNAAADGVVSFVGIDPHGYGRYVVVEHPGGVSTLYAHLSAFAPGLEEGMRVAQGQRLGAVGMTGAATGPHLHFEVRRADTPVDPVVALADASNTLAPMQLDAFRREATAMRTQLAAAAAPATGIAMLDTAPADAGLSTLDPTLRALLPAPGQAAASARAAAS from the coding sequence ATGTACAGTCCGTTGATCCCCCGCATCGACCTTCCCGTTCGCGCCGGCGGCCGACACGCCCGCCGGCCCGCCCCGCACCCGCTGGCGCGCCTCGTTCCGGCCACCGGCGTCATCGGCGCGCTGGCCGCGCTGGCCGCCCTCGCCCTCACCGCCGCGCCGCCGGCCGCCTCGACGCCGGCCACGCCGACACTGAGCGGCGCCGCGAAGACGCCGCTGCGTGTGTTCGCGGCCACGCCGTTCCCGAGCGCGCAGCGTTTCGTCACCGAGCAGCTCGAAGCCGAGCTCGGCCCCTACGAGGCGGCGCTGGGGCGGCTGGCCACGCGCCCGCTCGTGCGCCCCTTCCCGCGGCCGGGCCTGCTCGGCGACGCGAGCGACCTGTTCTCGCTCGCCGCGCCGCCGCCCCACGCCGACGCGCCGCTCCAGGCGGGCGGCGTGCGCGCCGGCACGATCGAGCGCTCGTTCGCCGACACCCTGCAGCGGCTCGACGTGCCGCCCGAGGTGCGGATCCAGCTCGGCGACCTGGTCGCCACGCACACGCACCCGCATGCCGCCGCGCAGCCCGGCGACCGCTACCGGCTCGCCTACGCGATCACGCCCGACGGCCCGCGCCTGACGGCCCTCGATCTGCGCAGCGCCGGACGCCACTTCGGCGCGCTCTGGTTCCGCCCGCCGGGCGCAACCCATGGTGCGTTCTACAGATACGACGGCACGCCGCTCGAGGCGGCGGCGCTGATCATGCCGGTGGCCGCCACGCGCATCAGCTCGCCGTTCGGCGAGCGCCTCCACCCGATCTCGCATCTGCGCCTGATGCATACCGGCACCGACTTCGCGGCGCCGCGCGGCACGCGCGTGAACGCGGCGGCCGACGGCGTGGTGTCGTTCGTCGGCATCGATCCGCATGGCTACGGGCGCTACGTGGTGGTCGAGCATCCCGGTGGGGTCTCGACGCTGTACGCGCATCTGTCGGCGTTCGCGCCCGGGCTCGAGGAAGGCATGCGCGTCGCGCAGGGCCAGCGGCTCGGCGCGGTCGGCATGACGGGCGCCGCCACCGGCCCGCATCTGCATTTCGAGGTGCGCCGGGCCGATACGCCGGTCGATCCGGTGGTCGCGCTCGCCGACGCGAGCAACACGCTCGCGCCCATGCAGCTCGACGCGTTCCGCCGCGAGGCCACCGCCATGCGCACCCAGCTCGCCGCCGCGGCCGCCCCGGCCACCGGCATCGCGATGCTCGACACGGCCCCCGCCGATGCCGGCCTGAGCACGCTCGACCCGACCTTGCGCGCACTGCTGCCGGCCCCGGGCCAGGCCGCCGCCTCCGCCCGGGCCGCCGCGTCCTGA
- a CDS encoding YoaK family protein, translating into MAPAQYFRSLAGRERSADGNRRLGLSLAFVAGAANAGGFVAVHQYTSHMSGIVSSIADDTALGDLSLALAGVASLLAFVCGAASTALLVNWGRRRGLHSQYASPLALEALLLVGFGVLGSQLADHRPFYAPLTVILLCFIMGLQNAMITKISNAEIRTTHVTGMVTDIGIELGKLCYPNRAPAGPAPDGGAPAPLAALPPVRANLPKLRVLGAMLAMFIGGGLAGALGFQHAGYAATLPLAALLMALAIVPFADDLRARLDRS; encoded by the coding sequence ATGGCGCCAGCTCAGTATTTCCGCAGCCTCGCCGGACGCGAGCGCAGCGCCGACGGCAATCGCCGCCTCGGCCTGTCGCTCGCGTTCGTGGCGGGCGCGGCCAATGCCGGCGGCTTTGTGGCCGTCCATCAGTACACCTCGCACATGAGCGGCATCGTGTCGTCGATCGCCGACGACACCGCGCTCGGCGATCTCTCGCTGGCGCTGGCCGGCGTGGCCTCGCTGCTCGCGTTCGTCTGCGGTGCGGCCAGCACCGCGCTGCTCGTCAACTGGGGGCGCCGGCGCGGCCTGCATAGCCAGTACGCCTCGCCGCTCGCGCTCGAGGCGCTGCTGCTGGTGGGCTTCGGCGTGCTCGGCAGCCAGCTCGCCGATCACCGCCCCTTCTACGCGCCGCTCACGGTGATCCTGCTCTGCTTCATCATGGGGCTGCAGAACGCGATGATCACCAAGATCTCGAATGCCGAGATCCGCACCACGCACGTCACGGGGATGGTGACCGACATCGGCATCGAACTCGGCAAGCTGTGCTATCCGAACCGCGCGCCGGCCGGCCCGGCGCCGGATGGCGGCGCGCCCGCGCCGCTCGCGGCCCTGCCGCCGGTGCGCGCGAACCTGCCGAAGCTGCGCGTGCTGGGCGCCATGCTGGCGATGTTCATCGGCGGCGGGCTGGCCGGCGCGCTCGGCTTCCAGCATGCCGGGTACGCCGCCACGCTGCCGCTCGCGGCGCTGCTCATGGCGCTCGCGATCGTGCCGTTCGCCGACGACCTGCGCGCGCGGCTCGACCGCTCCTGA
- the cobO gene encoding cob(I)yrinic acid a,c-diamide adenosyltransferase, with amino-acid sequence MKTDPESHQRMTERRRAGHEKKQAAATVEKGLLIVNTGNGKGKTTAAFGMAVRVLGHGMRLGVVQFIKGALHTAERDLLDTFAQCDFVTMGDGYTWNTQNRDADIATARKGWDAARRMIESGEYQMVILDELNTVLKYEYLPLDEVLAVLAARAPMLHVVITGRHAPDALVEAADLVTEMRLVKHPYREQHVKAQRGVEF; translated from the coding sequence ATGAAAACCGATCCCGAATCGCATCAGCGCATGACCGAACGCCGCCGCGCCGGCCACGAGAAGAAGCAGGCTGCGGCCACCGTCGAGAAGGGGCTGCTGATCGTCAACACCGGCAACGGCAAGGGCAAGACCACGGCCGCCTTCGGCATGGCGGTGCGCGTGCTCGGCCATGGCATGCGGCTCGGCGTGGTGCAGTTCATCAAGGGCGCCCTGCACACCGCCGAGCGCGACCTCCTGGACACCTTCGCGCAATGCGATTTCGTCACGATGGGCGACGGCTACACCTGGAACACGCAGAACCGCGACGCCGACATCGCCACCGCGCGCAAGGGCTGGGACGCGGCGCGCCGCATGATCGAGAGCGGCGAATATCAGATGGTGATCCTCGACGAGCTGAACACCGTGCTCAAGTACGAGTACCTGCCGCTCGACGAGGTGCTGGCCGTGCTGGCCGCGCGCGCGCCGATGCTGCACGTGGTGATCACGGGCCGCCACGCGCCGGACGCGCTCGTGGAGGCCGCCGATCTCGTCACCGAGATGCGGCTCGTCAAGCACCCGTACCGCGAGCAGCACGTGAAGGCGCAGCGCGGCGTGGAGTTCTGA
- a CDS encoding SpoVR family protein, whose protein sequence is MTTRHPDNAARGWQARHTGDDAPGPGTDRAGADASPPHPAMPESGLKEGRMNVAERKPLPCPSDWTFELIEEYDTHIAQVAEQYELDIYPIQLELISAEQMMDAYASVGMPVNYRHWSFGKHFLSTEKSYRRGQMGLAYEIVINSNPCIAYLMEENTLTMQALVIAHAAYGHNSFFKGNYLFRLWTDAHAIVDYLVYAKNYVAECEERYGLDRVEELLDSCHALMNYGVDRYKRPQKPSLAKEAALRRERETYLQSQVNELWRTLPGRKPEAADEEVEGRYPPEPQENLLYFAEKNAPLLEPWEREVIRIVRKVGQYFYPQRQTQVMNEGWATFWHYTLLNTLYQQGKLADGFMMEFLHSHSNVIYQPPVTKPYYSGINPYALGFSMMSDIRRICENPTEEDRRWFPELAGSPWLPALHYAMRNFKDESFIAQYLSPHLIREMRLFSVLDDDMRDSLEVSAIHDDSGYQYVRQALSRQYDIHHREPNIQVWAVNTRGDRSLTLRHFMTDNRHLANDSDEVLKHMARLWQFDVFLESVDEAGTVRKRYECRYRPPEVRV, encoded by the coding sequence ATGACGACACGCCACCCGGACAACGCGGCGCGCGGCTGGCAGGCGCGCCACACGGGCGACGACGCGCCCGGCCCCGGCACCGATCGAGCCGGCGCCGACGCGTCGCCGCCGCACCCAGCAATGCCCGAGAGCGGGCTGAAGGAAGGGCGCATGAACGTCGCCGAACGCAAACCGCTGCCGTGCCCGTCGGACTGGACCTTCGAGCTGATCGAGGAGTACGACACGCACATCGCGCAGGTCGCCGAGCAATACGAGCTCGACATCTACCCGATCCAGCTCGAGTTGATCAGCGCCGAGCAGATGATGGACGCCTACGCGTCGGTCGGGATGCCCGTCAACTACCGCCACTGGTCGTTCGGCAAGCATTTCCTGTCGACCGAGAAGAGCTACCGGCGCGGCCAGATGGGCCTCGCCTACGAGATCGTGATCAACTCGAACCCCTGCATCGCGTATCTGATGGAAGAGAATACGCTGACCATGCAGGCGCTCGTGATCGCGCACGCCGCCTACGGCCACAACTCGTTCTTCAAGGGCAACTACCTGTTCCGGCTCTGGACCGACGCGCATGCCATCGTCGATTACCTCGTCTACGCCAAGAACTACGTCGCCGAGTGCGAGGAGCGCTACGGGCTCGACCGCGTCGAGGAACTGCTCGACTCGTGCCACGCGCTGATGAACTACGGCGTGGACCGCTACAAGCGCCCGCAGAAGCCGTCGCTGGCCAAGGAGGCCGCGCTGCGGCGCGAGCGCGAAACCTATCTGCAGTCGCAGGTCAACGAGCTCTGGCGCACGCTGCCCGGCCGCAAGCCGGAAGCGGCCGACGAGGAAGTGGAGGGGCGCTACCCGCCCGAGCCGCAGGAGAACCTGCTGTACTTCGCCGAGAAGAACGCGCCGCTGCTCGAGCCCTGGGAGCGCGAGGTGATCCGCATCGTGCGCAAGGTCGGGCAGTACTTCTACCCGCAGCGGCAGACGCAGGTGATGAACGAGGGCTGGGCCACCTTCTGGCATTACACGCTGCTCAACACGCTCTACCAGCAGGGCAAGCTGGCCGACGGCTTCATGATGGAGTTCCTCCATTCGCACAGCAACGTGATCTACCAGCCGCCCGTCACCAAGCCCTACTACAGCGGGATCAACCCGTATGCGCTGGGCTTCTCGATGATGAGCGACATCCGGCGCATCTGCGAGAATCCGACCGAGGAAGACCGCCGCTGGTTTCCGGAGCTGGCCGGCAGCCCGTGGCTGCCGGCGCTGCACTACGCGATGCGCAACTTCAAGGACGAGAGCTTCATCGCGCAATACCTGTCGCCGCACCTGATCCGCGAGATGCGGCTGTTCTCGGTGCTCGACGACGACATGCGCGATTCGCTCGAAGTCTCGGCGATTCACGACGACAGCGGCTATCAGTACGTGCGGCAGGCGCTCTCGCGCCAGTACGACATCCACCACCGCGAGCCGAACATCCAGGTGTGGGCCGTCAATACGCGCGGCGACCGCAGCCTCACGCTGCGCCACTTCATGACCGACAACCGCCACCTGGCCAACGACAGCGACGAGGTGCTCAAGCACATGGCGCGGCTCTGGCAGTTCGACGTGTTCCTCGAGAGCGTCGACGAGGCCGGCACGGTGCGCAAGCGCTACGAGTGCCGCTACCGGCCGCCCGAGGTGCGGGTCTGA
- a CDS encoding helix-turn-helix domain-containing protein, with amino-acid sequence MDLTIRPIRTELDYEAALAEMSALAAAGAEPGTPGGDKLEILTCLVERYEHACLRRHARDPIAAIRYRMEQDGLSVADLKPYIGNTNRVYEVLNGKRSLSLAMIRRLHQGLGIPADLLIGSA; translated from the coding sequence ATGGACCTGACGATACGCCCGATCCGCACCGAGCTCGATTACGAGGCCGCGCTCGCCGAGATGTCGGCGCTGGCCGCGGCCGGCGCCGAGCCGGGCACGCCCGGCGGCGACAAGCTCGAGATCCTGACCTGTCTGGTCGAGCGCTACGAGCACGCCTGCCTGCGCCGGCACGCGCGCGACCCGATCGCCGCGATCCGCTACCGCATGGAGCAGGACGGCCTGTCGGTCGCCGACCTCAAGCCCTACATCGGCAACACCAACCGCGTCTACGAAGTGCTGAACGGCAAGCGCTCGCTGAGCCTGGCGATGATCCGGCGCCTGCACCAGGGGCTCGGGATTCCGGCCGACCTGCTGATCGGCTCGGCCTGA
- a CDS encoding MFS family transporter yields MTDLTDPAHLAANDTRRRVFAIVGASSGNLVEWFDFYIYSFCSLYFAHAFFPSGNPTTQLLNTAGVFAAGFLMRPIGGWLFGRIADRRGRRTAMMISVLMMCGGSLVIAALPTYDQIGALAPVMLLVARLLQGLSVGGEYGTSATYMSEVALKGRRGFFASFQYVTLIGGQLCALLVLVILQQFLTTEELRAWGWRIPFLVGALAALVSLYLRKSLGETSTRESRHARDAGTIRGVMQHKGAFFTVVGFTAGGSLIFYTFTTYMQKYLVNTAGMPAKTASNVMTMALLVYMLLQPVFGALSDRIGRRSSMLLFGGLAVLGTVPLMHAIAGTRSPMTAFVLITVALAVVSFYTSISGLIKAEMFPPEVRAMGVGLSYAVANALFGGTAEYVALWFKQAGTEATFYWYVTALCAISFLVSWRMRDPAREGYLRHEP; encoded by the coding sequence ATGACCGATCTCACCGATCCGGCCCACCTGGCCGCCAACGACACCCGCCGACGCGTCTTCGCGATCGTCGGCGCCTCGTCGGGCAATCTCGTCGAATGGTTCGACTTCTACATCTATTCGTTCTGCTCGCTCTACTTCGCGCACGCGTTCTTTCCGAGCGGCAATCCCACCACGCAGCTGCTCAACACCGCCGGCGTGTTCGCGGCCGGCTTCCTGATGCGGCCGATCGGCGGCTGGCTGTTCGGCCGCATCGCCGACCGGCGCGGCCGGCGCACCGCGATGATGATCTCGGTGCTGATGATGTGCGGCGGCTCGCTGGTGATCGCGGCGCTGCCCACCTACGACCAGATCGGCGCGCTCGCGCCGGTGATGCTGCTGGTGGCGCGGCTGTTGCAGGGGCTGTCGGTGGGCGGCGAGTACGGCACCAGCGCGACCTACATGAGCGAGGTCGCGCTGAAGGGCCGGCGCGGCTTCTTCGCCTCGTTCCAGTACGTGACGCTGATCGGCGGCCAGCTCTGCGCGCTGCTGGTGCTGGTGATCCTGCAGCAGTTCCTCACCACCGAGGAACTGCGCGCCTGGGGCTGGCGGATTCCGTTCCTGGTCGGCGCGCTGGCCGCGCTGGTGTCGCTCTACCTGCGCAAGTCGCTCGGCGAGACCTCCACCCGCGAATCGCGCCATGCGCGCGACGCCGGCACGATCCGCGGCGTGATGCAGCACAAGGGCGCGTTCTTCACGGTGGTCGGCTTCACGGCAGGCGGCTCGCTGATCTTCTACACGTTCACCACCTACATGCAGAAGTACCTCGTCAACACGGCGGGCATGCCTGCGAAGACGGCCAGCAACGTGATGACGATGGCGCTGCTCGTCTACATGCTGCTGCAGCCGGTGTTCGGCGCGCTGTCGGACCGCATCGGCCGGCGCAGCTCGATGCTGCTGTTCGGCGGCCTCGCGGTGCTCGGCACGGTGCCGCTGATGCATGCGATCGCCGGCACCAGGAGCCCGATGACGGCATTCGTGCTGATCACGGTCGCGCTCGCCGTCGTCAGCTTCTATACCTCGATCAGCGGCCTGATCAAGGCCGAGATGTTTCCGCCCGAAGTCCGCGCGATGGGCGTGGGCCTTTCTTACGCGGTGGCCAATGCGCTGTTCGGCGGCACGGCCGAGTACGTGGCGCTGTGGTTCAAGCAGGCCGGCACCGAGGCGACGTTCTACTGGTACGTGACGGCGCTGTGCGCGATCTCGTTCCTGGTGTCGTGGCGCATGCGCGACCCGGCCAGGGAAGGCTATCTGCGGCACGAGCCGTGA
- the cobW gene encoding cobalamin biosynthesis protein CobW: protein MQMRKIPVTVVTGFLGSGKTTLLRHILENASGRRIAVIVNEFGELGIDGEILKGCGIGCEEGAEAAGQLYELANGCLCCTVQEEFYPVMEALVERRAEIDHVLIETSGLALPKPLVQAFNWPSIKNSFTCDAVLTVVDGPATAAGQFADNPDAVDEQRRADPNLDHESPLHELFADQLSSADLVIVNKTDLLDEAQFASVEATIREEIPAHVKIVRAQRGELDLATLIGLNAASEDSIHLRHDHHGSADDADHHHDEFDSVVVQARVSSREATVAALRALVDGHTIYRVKGFAVLPGTPMRLVIQGVGGRFDSYFDRRLRDGEDEVSRFVLIGEDLDAAALQRAFTAALGAAQPA from the coding sequence ATGCAAATGCGCAAAATTCCCGTGACCGTCGTCACGGGCTTCCTCGGCAGCGGCAAGACCACGCTGCTGCGTCACATTCTCGAGAACGCGTCGGGCCGCCGGATCGCGGTGATCGTCAACGAATTCGGCGAACTCGGCATCGACGGCGAGATCCTGAAGGGATGCGGCATCGGCTGCGAAGAGGGCGCGGAAGCGGCCGGCCAGCTCTACGAGCTCGCCAACGGCTGCCTGTGCTGCACGGTGCAGGAGGAGTTCTATCCGGTGATGGAGGCGCTGGTCGAGCGCCGCGCCGAGATCGATCACGTGCTGATCGAGACCTCGGGCCTCGCGCTGCCCAAGCCGCTCGTGCAGGCGTTCAACTGGCCGTCGATCAAGAACAGTTTTACCTGCGACGCGGTGCTGACCGTGGTGGACGGCCCGGCCACCGCGGCCGGCCAGTTCGCCGACAACCCCGACGCCGTGGACGAGCAGCGCCGCGCCGATCCGAACCTCGATCACGAATCGCCGCTGCACGAGCTGTTCGCCGACCAGCTCTCGTCGGCCGACCTGGTGATCGTCAACAAGACCGACCTGCTCGACGAGGCGCAATTCGCCTCGGTCGAGGCCACGATCCGCGAGGAAATCCCGGCCCACGTGAAGATCGTGCGGGCGCAGCGCGGCGAGCTCGACCTGGCCACGCTGATCGGCCTGAACGCGGCCTCGGAGGACAGCATCCACCTGCGCCACGATCATCACGGCTCGGCCGACGACGCCGATCACCACCACGACGAGTTCGACTCGGTGGTGGTGCAGGCGCGCGTGAGCTCGCGCGAGGCGACCGTCGCCGCGCTGCGCGCGCTGGTGGACGGCCACACGATCTACCGCGTGAAGGGCTTCGCGGTGCTGCCCGGCACGCCGATGCGGCTGGTGATCCAGGGCGTGGGCGGACGCTTCGACAGCTACTTCGACCGCCGGCTGCGGGACGGCGAGGACGAGGTCAGCCGCTTCGTGCTGATCGGCGAGGATCTCGACGCGGCCGCGCTGCAGCGCGCCTTCACGGCCGCGCTCGGCGCCGCCCAGCCGGCCTGA